One region of Flavobacterium pisciphilum genomic DNA includes:
- a CDS encoding FecR family protein, producing MQERNDYKEVEDFLADKSFRTWVQSEEDLDRWEEWTLENPKRAKLVEEARLWLLAMYVPEITFSEADIQSGLESTWNKIERREIELKGANYSGFKLWNSYWLKGAAAVLFFGLVASWYYKSDTNIDAKVVTYKELVNENYEGLVEQTNNTNKSQIITLSDGSSVLLKPNSKLSYPKIFIGNERKVYLSGEGFFEISKNPRKPFFVFANEIVTRVVGTSFRIKAYSDQPNVEVLVRTGKVTVRSNELLTNSDSKRKEVVLLPNQALRFVRQGFTFNKITDITLDESLAHSVGNIEQLSFEFTDIPVTQIFKTIEQAYLVKIDFPHSKLKDCHLTTSLSDQPLPEKLKIICKSLGNNTSYEMNGNQIIITSNGCE from the coding sequence ATGCAAGAACGTAACGATTATAAAGAAGTAGAAGATTTTTTAGCTGATAAATCATTCCGAACATGGGTGCAATCTGAAGAAGACTTGGATCGCTGGGAAGAATGGACTCTTGAGAATCCTAAACGTGCCAAATTAGTTGAAGAAGCTCGTCTATGGCTATTGGCAATGTATGTTCCTGAGATTACTTTTTCTGAAGCAGATATTCAATCAGGATTAGAATCTACATGGAACAAGATTGAGAGAAGAGAAATTGAACTAAAAGGAGCAAATTATTCTGGATTTAAACTTTGGAATAGCTATTGGCTTAAAGGAGCTGCTGCTGTTTTATTTTTCGGACTTGTAGCTAGTTGGTATTATAAGAGTGATACAAATATAGATGCAAAAGTTGTTACCTATAAAGAACTTGTAAATGAAAACTACGAAGGTCTTGTAGAACAAACTAACAACACAAATAAATCACAGATTATAACTTTATCTGATGGCAGTTCTGTTTTATTAAAACCAAACAGTAAGCTAAGTTATCCTAAAATTTTCATCGGAAACGAGAGAAAAGTCTATCTATCTGGCGAAGGCTTTTTTGAAATTAGTAAGAATCCGAGAAAACCATTTTTTGTCTTCGCCAATGAGATAGTTACCCGAGTAGTAGGAACAAGTTTCAGGATCAAAGCTTATTCAGATCAACCTAACGTTGAGGTGCTTGTACGCACAGGAAAAGTAACAGTTAGATCTAATGAACTACTTACGAATTCGGATTCAAAAAGAAAAGAAGTTGTTTTATTACCTAACCAAGCCTTACGCTTTGTACGACAAGGTTTTACTTTTAATAAAATTACAGATATTACACTAGATGAGTCTTTAGCGCACTCAGTAGGTAATATAGAACAGTTAAGCTTCGAGTTTACTGACATTCCAGTTACGCAAATATTCAAGACAATTGAACAAGCGTATTTGGTTAAGATTGATTTTCCCCATTCAAAACTTAAAGATTGCCATCTTACTACTTCATTAAGTGATCAGCCATTGCCTGAAAAACTTAAGATTATTTGTAAAAGCCTTGGTAACAATACAAGTTATGAGATGAATGGAAATCAAATCATCATTACATCCAATGGATGTGAATAA
- a CDS encoding RNA polymerase sigma factor produces MKIQTITKVDVLDDSILWNNMKAGDEKAFSSLFEKHYVHLVRYGNSLSPFAEKVQDCVQDVFTDIWVYREKLDDSVVVKAYLLSSVRKRIARLHERDHIFRKTTSIDSIEFLFDFSVEHKLIVDEETLGKVSHLNKLLNSLPGRQKEALYLRYNEGLSVEQIADMLNVNYQSANNLLHRALLNLRKEWKGNISLLLLLSSSLF; encoded by the coding sequence ATGAAAATCCAAACAATAACAAAGGTAGATGTTCTTGATGATTCTATACTCTGGAATAATATGAAGGCTGGTGATGAAAAGGCTTTTTCGTCACTTTTTGAAAAGCATTATGTGCATTTGGTTCGTTATGGAAATTCGCTTTCACCTTTTGCCGAAAAAGTGCAGGACTGTGTGCAAGATGTATTTACAGATATTTGGGTATATAGAGAAAAATTAGATGATTCGGTTGTTGTAAAAGCGTATTTGTTATCTAGTGTGCGCAAGAGAATTGCTAGACTTCATGAACGTGATCATATATTTCGCAAAACAACTTCAATAGATTCGATTGAATTCTTATTTGATTTCTCTGTAGAACATAAGCTTATTGTTGATGAAGAAACTTTAGGTAAAGTTTCTCATCTTAATAAATTATTAAATAGTTTACCAGGCAGGCAAAAAGAAGCCTTATATCTAAGATATAATGAAGGACTTAGTGTAGAACAAATTGCAGACATGCTCAATGTTAATTACCAATCAGCAAACAACTTATTGCATCGTGCTTTATTAAATCTTCGTAAAGAATGGAAAGGCAATATTTCTCTTTTATTGCTCTTATCATCAAGCCTTTTTTAG
- a CDS encoding cupin-like domain-containing protein has translation MAFEYIEIERVEKLTKKEFIENYYKPQKPVVITNQIEDWPAFTKWNFDFLREVAGDKTVPLYDNRKTDHTKKVNEPDFTMTMSEYVDILEKGPTHLRIFLYNLMKDVPSMKNDIRWPELGLRLIKSLPLVFFGGQNAKVFMHYDIDFPNIFHIHFEGKKQCVLVDPKETKYMYRLPYSWICNEDIDFDNPDYEKFPALKLVKPYIANLQHGEMLYMPEGWWHYMKYTTPGFSLSLRSLSGRPTNVIKAIINVAVIRHYDNWMRKRKGQAWLDYKDEESIRRTNALYMQTNDM, from the coding sequence ATGGCATTTGAATATATAGAAATTGAAAGAGTAGAAAAACTGACCAAAAAAGAATTTATAGAAAACTATTATAAGCCTCAAAAACCTGTAGTTATTACTAATCAAATAGAAGATTGGCCTGCTTTTACAAAATGGAATTTTGATTTTTTAAGGGAGGTTGCAGGAGATAAAACCGTTCCTTTATACGACAATCGTAAAACTGACCATACCAAAAAAGTCAATGAGCCCGACTTTACAATGACCATGTCTGAGTATGTGGATATACTCGAAAAAGGACCTACTCATTTGCGTATATTTTTATATAATTTGATGAAAGATGTACCATCAATGAAAAATGACATCCGATGGCCAGAATTAGGGCTTAGGCTAATAAAAAGCTTGCCATTAGTATTTTTCGGAGGTCAAAATGCTAAAGTTTTTATGCATTATGATATTGATTTCCCTAATATATTCCATATCCATTTTGAGGGAAAGAAACAGTGTGTTCTTGTAGATCCAAAAGAAACAAAATATATGTATCGCCTTCCCTATTCTTGGATTTGCAATGAAGATATCGATTTTGATAATCCTGATTATGAAAAATTTCCAGCTCTTAAATTAGTAAAACCATACATTGCTAATTTACAACATGGTGAAATGCTTTATATGCCTGAGGGCTGGTGGCATTACATGAAATATACTACTCCTGGATTTTCTCTGAGCCTACGTTCTTTGTCTGGCAGACCAACTAATGTAATTAAAGCCATAATTAATGTAGCTGTTATTCGCCATTATGATAATTGGATGCGAAAACGTAAAGGACAAGCATGGCTAGATTATAAAGACGAAGAATCGATTCGAAGAACAAATGCATTGTATATGCAGACAAATGACATGTAA
- a CDS encoding alpha-ketoglutarate-dependent dioxygenase AlkB family protein has protein sequence MLLFNDTEIFTTGNRGKKVFDLPDTELILSDSLFTKEESDHYYNVLLNTTAWREYEMEMYDKTLKVPRMISWYEDQSNIGVKLDCPDWTPELLQIKERVEAETEVKFNSVLLNLYRNGNDGVSWHSDREQNFGKDAIIASVSFGETRIFKLRHKFKKDIPHLEIPLYHGSYLLMGGTTQSFWQHQVPKTTKDILPRINLTFRIVDREL, from the coding sequence ATGTTACTTTTTAATGATACCGAAATTTTTACAACTGGTAATAGAGGAAAAAAGGTTTTTGATTTGCCTGATACTGAATTGATATTGTCCGATTCTCTTTTTACTAAAGAAGAATCAGATCATTATTATAATGTATTACTCAATACAACAGCATGGCGGGAATACGAAATGGAAATGTATGATAAAACACTTAAAGTCCCTAGGATGATTTCTTGGTATGAAGACCAAAGTAATATCGGTGTTAAACTTGATTGTCCAGATTGGACGCCCGAATTATTACAGATAAAAGAGCGAGTAGAGGCCGAGACAGAAGTAAAGTTCAATAGTGTTTTACTCAACTTGTATAGAAATGGAAATGATGGAGTGAGTTGGCATAGTGATCGTGAACAAAATTTTGGCAAGGATGCTATTATTGCTTCAGTAAGTTTTGGTGAAACTCGAATTTTTAAATTAAGACATAAGTTTAAAAAAGACATACCCCATTTAGAGATACCGTTATATCACGGATCTTATTTATTAATGGGCGGAACAACACAAAGTTTTTGGCAACATCAAGTTCCCAAAACGACAAAAGATATTTTGCCAAGAATTAATCTTACTTTTAGAATTGTTGATAGGGAATTATAA
- a CDS encoding XRE family transcriptional regulator, which translates to MSLFSENIKHLRARKEISQREVAEGLHISRDRYAKYEDGKNSPPPEILVAISRFFHISIDLLLTIEMKKIPMGELLKLGDNRILLPITVDRNGDNLIEIVPHKAKAGYLSGYADPEFIENLQHISLPFLGHGKHRAFPVEGDSMPPHENGSFIVGRYIENLGEVLDGKTYILITKTDGIVYKRLNKNGKNDLMAHSDNTFYPPYLVKASNILEIWEYVCNIGRNDKEQKLSEIDTIKTMFLELKNEIKTLKNK; encoded by the coding sequence ATGTCTTTATTTTCTGAAAATATTAAGCACCTTAGAGCCCGAAAAGAGATTTCACAACGTGAAGTAGCTGAAGGCTTGCATATATCTCGTGATCGTTATGCCAAATATGAAGATGGAAAAAATTCTCCTCCACCTGAGATATTAGTAGCAATATCACGTTTTTTTCATATTAGCATTGATCTCTTGCTTACAATAGAAATGAAAAAAATTCCTATGGGTGAATTGCTAAAATTGGGAGATAACCGAATATTATTGCCTATCACTGTAGATCGAAATGGGGATAATTTAATCGAAATTGTTCCGCATAAAGCAAAAGCAGGCTATCTTTCTGGCTATGCCGATCCTGAGTTTATCGAAAACTTACAACATATCTCACTCCCGTTCTTGGGTCATGGAAAACACAGGGCATTTCCGGTAGAGGGTGATTCTATGCCTCCACATGAAAATGGTTCTTTTATAGTTGGTAGATACATAGAAAATCTAGGTGAAGTTCTAGACGGCAAAACTTACATTCTCATTACCAAAACTGACGGTATAGTATATAAGCGTCTTAACAAAAACGGAAAGAATGATTTAATGGCTCATTCCGATAATACATTCTATCCTCCTTATCTTGTAAAAGCTTCAAATATCCTTGAAATATGGGAGTATGTATGCAACATTGGTAGAAATGATAAAGAGCAAAAATTATCTGAAATAGACACTATCAAGACCATGTTTTTAGAATTAAAAAACGAAATAAAAACCTTAAAAAACAAATAA
- a CDS encoding response regulator, with the protein MESKYVFLLIEDSDIDKLVIKQLLRKVLDVTHVNAVNNGKEGIEWIIDNRKSFSQSLVILLDIQMPIMNGFEFLIEYGKLPDELRDETQIFVLSSSLVREEIKRIKSNRYVTDFLSKPIAIKEFGDVLYPTLKEKMQ; encoded by the coding sequence ATGGAATCTAAATATGTTTTTTTGCTGATAGAAGATAGCGATATCGATAAGCTAGTTATAAAACAACTGCTTAGAAAGGTACTTGATGTAACACATGTAAATGCTGTTAATAATGGTAAAGAAGGAATTGAATGGATTATTGATAATCGAAAGAGTTTTTCTCAATCTCTTGTTATCCTTCTTGATATTCAAATGCCAATAATGAATGGATTTGAATTTCTCATCGAGTATGGCAAGCTACCAGATGAATTAAGGGATGAAACCCAAATATTTGTTTTATCATCTTCATTAGTAAGAGAAGAAATAAAACGGATTAAGAGTAATCGCTATGTGACAGATTTTTTAAGTAAACCTATTGCGATTAAAGAATTTGGAGATGTATTATATCCTACTTTGAAGGAAAAAATGCAATAG
- a CDS encoding sensor histidine kinase produces MPKTKIIENLKLPNVYILLLIVFLSCTLLIFINFFTIKILSANRAYVNGESHYSKGQKDAVRHLITYLYTADKEQWKLYKEELKVPQGDGIARILLLENGDINVIKNGLRDGRNHEKDLDDMIWLFRNFKSVSFLAKAINEWEKADHLVNRLAEIGKDIDEKIRSSTLKTEDQKDILNVISVISDKLTINEREFSNTLGEGTRAIKDLLILTNIIFILIIVSSVCIYYSIMVKRIIISKKEVEAKNENLILANKELDRFVYSASHDLRSPITSLKGLIEITQMEDDLEQIREYLNLMKSSLIKQDQFISDIIDYSKNKRKGVVFESISLVNLFGGAIIQHTHLRNADRIIVDIEILVDIIKSDSLRLKIIINNLLSNAIKYADESKEEMRIQIKAYIEGNFYKIEVIDNGIGIKPEFKEHIFEMFYVIDSNKGSGLGLYILKEAVKSLNGSIELESEFTVGSKFIVTIPRL; encoded by the coding sequence ATGCCGAAAACCAAAATTATAGAAAATTTAAAACTTCCAAATGTTTACATTCTTTTACTAATAGTATTTTTATCATGTACATTATTAATTTTTATTAATTTTTTCACAATTAAGATTTTATCTGCAAACAGAGCGTATGTTAATGGAGAGTCACATTATTCAAAAGGACAGAAAGATGCAGTAAGACATCTTATAACCTATTTATATACAGCAGATAAAGAACAGTGGAAGTTATATAAAGAAGAATTAAAAGTTCCTCAAGGTGATGGGATTGCACGAATCTTACTTTTGGAAAATGGTGATATCAATGTTATTAAAAATGGATTAAGAGACGGGCGCAATCATGAAAAGGATTTAGATGATATGATCTGGTTGTTTAGAAACTTTAAATCTGTTTCCTTTTTAGCAAAAGCGATTAATGAGTGGGAGAAGGCAGATCATTTAGTTAATCGATTGGCTGAGATTGGAAAAGATATTGATGAAAAGATAAGAAGTTCGACTTTAAAAACAGAAGATCAAAAAGATATACTAAATGTTATTAGTGTAATTAGTGATAAATTAACCATAAATGAACGTGAATTTTCGAATACGTTAGGAGAAGGAACACGTGCAATTAAAGATTTATTGATTCTTACCAATATTATTTTCATTTTAATAATTGTTAGTAGCGTTTGTATTTATTATTCGATAATGGTAAAAAGAATAATAATATCAAAAAAGGAAGTTGAAGCTAAGAATGAGAATTTAATTCTTGCCAATAAAGAGTTGGATAGATTTGTTTATAGTGCTTCACATGATTTACGTTCTCCAATTACTTCTCTCAAAGGATTGATAGAGATCACACAAATGGAAGACGACTTGGAACAAATAAGAGAATATCTAAATTTGATGAAGTCGAGTTTAATAAAGCAAGATCAATTTATAAGTGATATTATAGATTATTCTAAAAACAAAAGAAAAGGAGTTGTTTTTGAATCCATAAGTTTGGTGAATTTATTTGGAGGCGCAATAATACAACATACACATTTAAGAAATGCAGATCGTATTATTGTAGATATTGAAATTTTGGTTGATATAATTAAAAGCGATAGTCTTAGATTAAAGATTATCATAAATAATTTACTTTCTAATGCTATAAAGTATGCAGATGAAAGTAAAGAAGAAATGCGCATTCAAATTAAGGCCTATATCGAAGGGAATTTTTATAAAATAGAAGTAATTGATAACGGAATTGGAATTAAACCAGAATTTAAGGAGCATATATTCGAAATGTTTTATGTTATTGATAGCAATAAAGGCTCAGGATTAGGTCTTTATATATTGAAAGAGGCTGTGAAAAGCCTCAATGGAAGCATTGAACTAGAATCTGAATTTACTGTTGGAAGCAAATTTATAGTAACAATACCTAGATTATAA
- the metN gene encoding methionine ABC transporter ATP-binding protein MetN, giving the protein MIELKNITKKFYKTGREITALKNVSLHVPQGKIFGVIGTSGAGKSTLIRCINLLETPTSGDVIIEGKSLLDLSNSELAQERRQIGMIFQHFNLLSSRTVFDNVSFPLELAGVSKNEIKSRVKELLELVGLEEKANDYPANLSGGQKQRVAIARTLANNPKVLLCDEATSALDPGTTRSILNLLKDINKRLNITILLITHQMEVVKAICDEVAVISNGELIEQGTIGDIFANPKHALTSEFIASSLHIEIPEIYQERLSAIFKKGLNPLLRLELNGKSVNEPILTQAARKFNVNANIITAQTAFAGDVNFGILIVELSGDEIEQNQAINFFKEKHIKTEILGYV; this is encoded by the coding sequence ATGATAGAATTAAAGAATATAACCAAGAAGTTTTACAAGACTGGAAGGGAAATTACAGCCCTCAAAAATGTCTCTCTTCATGTACCTCAAGGGAAAATTTTTGGTGTAATTGGTACTTCTGGAGCAGGAAAAAGTACACTTATACGCTGTATTAACTTATTAGAGACACCAACTTCGGGTGATGTAATCATTGAAGGGAAGTCTTTATTGGATCTTTCAAATTCTGAATTAGCACAAGAAAGAAGACAAATCGGAATGATTTTTCAGCATTTTAATCTACTATCATCTAGAACAGTTTTTGATAATGTTTCTTTTCCATTAGAGCTAGCTGGAGTTTCTAAAAATGAAATTAAAAGCAGAGTAAAAGAATTACTAGAACTTGTAGGACTCGAAGAAAAAGCAAATGATTATCCTGCAAATCTTTCTGGAGGTCAAAAGCAACGTGTTGCTATTGCAAGAACCTTGGCTAATAATCCTAAAGTATTACTGTGTGATGAAGCCACTAGTGCTTTGGATCCAGGAACTACAAGATCTATTCTAAATTTATTAAAAGACATTAACAAACGTCTAAATATTACCATATTACTTATTACGCATCAAATGGAAGTTGTAAAAGCCATTTGCGATGAAGTTGCAGTAATTAGTAATGGTGAATTAATAGAACAAGGGACTATTGGTGATATATTTGCCAATCCAAAACATGCTTTAACAAGCGAATTTATTGCATCTTCATTACACATTGAAATTCCAGAAATATACCAAGAACGCCTTTCAGCAATTTTCAAAAAAGGACTGAATCCTTTATTGCGATTAGAATTAAATGGTAAATCAGTAAATGAGCCAATCCTTACTCAAGCTGCAAGAAAATTTAATGTTAATGCCAATATTATAACTGCACAAACTGCATTTGCTGGCGATGTAAATTTTGGAATTCTTATAGTAGAACTTTCAGGTGACGAAATTGAGCAAAATCAAGCAATTAACTTTTTTAAAGAAAAACATATTAAAACTGAAATATTAGGCTATGTCTGA
- the metI gene encoding methionine ABC transporter permease MetI gives MSESIITLLLKGTLETITMTLLSGFFGFLLGLPAGIFLFLTRKGQIMENAVFNRILSVVVNIFRSIPFIILIVWMIPFTRALVGTSIGVSAALVPLSIGAAPFIARLIENSLLGLPSGLIEAARALGATPFQIVYKVLLPEALPSIINAASITLITLVGYSAMGGAVGAGGLGQIGYQYGYIGYDATIMNIVLILLVALVFIIQFVGDALSKRFDHR, from the coding sequence ATGTCTGAATCAATTATAACATTATTATTAAAAGGTACATTAGAAACCATTACAATGACCTTACTTTCTGGTTTCTTTGGTTTTTTATTAGGGCTTCCAGCAGGTATATTCCTATTCCTAACCCGCAAAGGGCAAATTATGGAAAATGCAGTATTTAACCGAATTTTATCGGTTGTAGTAAACATATTCAGATCTATTCCTTTCATCATTTTAATTGTTTGGATGATCCCTTTTACAAGAGCATTAGTAGGAACTTCTATTGGAGTTAGTGCAGCATTAGTCCCTCTTAGTATAGGAGCTGCACCTTTTATTGCAAGATTAATCGAGAACAGTCTTTTAGGATTACCTTCAGGATTAATAGAAGCTGCAAGAGCATTAGGAGCAACACCTTTTCAGATTGTCTATAAAGTATTATTGCCAGAAGCGCTTCCTTCAATTATCAATGCCGCATCAATTACACTAATCACCCTTGTAGGTTATTCAGCAATGGGTGGAGCTGTAGGTGCTGGTGGTTTAGGGCAAATTGGGTACCAATACGGATACATTGGCTATGATGCTACAATCATGAATATCGTATTGATTCTTCTTGTAGCCCTAGTATTTATAATACAATTTGTTGGAGATGCACTTTCAAAACGTTTTGACCACAGGTAA
- the metQ gene encoding methionine ABC transporter substrate-binding lipoprotein MetQ yields MNTKNKFSILTGILLLTLVFANCGKDKKNDPNHIKVGVAAGPEFIVAQAAQKVAKEKYGLDVELITFNDYVVPNEALNQGDIDVNAFQHKPYLDEQSKQRGYKLAIIGKTFVYPIAGYSKKIKSLTELQPESTIIIPNDPTNGGRSLLLLQKNGLIKLKDGVGLLPKVTDIAENPKNLKILELEAPQIARALDDANVTIAIINNTFSSQAGLVPSKDALFVEDKDSPYVNLIVSREDNKNEEKVKNFLKAFQSEEVAKAAEKEFKGGAVKGW; encoded by the coding sequence ATGAATACAAAAAATAAATTTTCAATACTTACAGGAATACTACTCCTTACATTAGTATTTGCTAACTGTGGAAAAGACAAAAAAAATGATCCAAACCATATTAAAGTTGGTGTGGCTGCTGGACCAGAATTTATAGTAGCACAAGCTGCTCAAAAGGTTGCAAAAGAGAAATACGGACTTGATGTAGAACTAATAACATTTAACGATTATGTAGTTCCAAATGAAGCATTAAACCAAGGAGATATAGATGTAAATGCATTTCAGCACAAACCTTATCTTGATGAGCAATCTAAGCAAAGAGGATACAAACTAGCTATTATCGGAAAGACATTTGTTTATCCTATAGCAGGTTATTCTAAAAAAATAAAATCATTAACAGAATTACAACCAGAAAGCACTATCATTATTCCTAATGACCCAACAAACGGTGGTCGTTCGTTATTGCTATTGCAAAAAAATGGTCTTATAAAGCTTAAAGATGGTGTTGGTCTTTTGCCAAAAGTAACTGATATAGCAGAAAATCCAAAGAACCTAAAAATTCTAGAATTAGAAGCGCCACAAATAGCAAGAGCACTAGATGATGCCAACGTAACAATTGCTATTATCAACAATACATTCTCTTCGCAAGCAGGTCTTGTGCCATCTAAAGATGCTTTATTTGTAGAAGATAAAGACTCTCCTTACGTAAACTTAATTGTTTCTAGAGAAGACAACAAAAACGAAGAAAAGGTTAAAAACTTCCTTAAAGCATTCCAATCAGAAGAAGTAGCAAAAGCTGCAGAAAAAGAATTTAAAGGAGGAGCTGTAAAAGGCTGGTAG
- a CDS encoding cupin domain-containing protein codes for MKTIPRRIVTGTKDGKSVIEKDEIVTNVSEHFPGLIISDIWSTDSMPAQLSEEKIIENTAFPNTPKNGTYFRYVQIPPDKDLGIVATVGQPHPLMHQTATLDYIVILSGEIYLIMDEEETLLQAGDIVIQRGTNHAWSNKSDKPCIQLAILVDAFV; via the coding sequence ATGAAAACAATACCAAGAAGAATCGTAACAGGAACTAAGGATGGGAAATCTGTTATTGAAAAAGATGAAATCGTAACTAACGTTTCGGAACATTTTCCAGGTCTTATTATATCTGATATTTGGAGTACTGATAGCATGCCAGCACAGCTTTCTGAAGAGAAAATTATCGAGAATACAGCTTTTCCTAATACCCCTAAAAATGGAACTTATTTTCGATATGTTCAGATTCCACCTGATAAAGATTTAGGAATTGTTGCAACTGTTGGTCAACCACATCCTTTAATGCATCAAACAGCTACATTAGATTATATTGTAATACTTTCGGGTGAAATATATCTTATCATGGATGAAGAAGAAACACTCCTACAAGCGGGGGATATTGTAATACAAAGAGGAACAAACCATGCTTGGAGTAATAAATCAGACAAGCCTTGTATTCAATTAGCGATTCTTGTAGATGCTTTTGTTTAG
- a CDS encoding NADP-dependent oxidoreductase — MKAIIVDKEGKLHLENVNTPTIKHEELLIEIVASGFNPIDYQMLESELERKLMHSPILGREFSGIVVGIGENVKDFKVGDAVFAGSGSMGSNGTYAEYIAVRESVVVHKPAFLSFEQAAGFPSVGLTALQSFNRMKLQNTDSVLITGAAGGVGAMLIKILLANKYYNFIVTAGNDESILSLNEIGVKPSQIINYKIEDVETSALAKNNNQKFDFVVDLVGNEIGEIASRLLKSNGTFLDVTALSTEESREILFNKGAVIMNISNYVYAVDKNYAYYKNGLLELVRLIEKESVTPPNIEIIGTLNTATVTKAHEILRSNKTKGKKLIMQINAI, encoded by the coding sequence ATGAAAGCAATTATAGTAGACAAAGAAGGTAAATTACATTTAGAAAATGTAAATACACCAACAATAAAACATGAAGAATTATTGATAGAGATAGTTGCTTCAGGATTTAACCCAATCGATTATCAGATGTTAGAGAGCGAGCTTGAAAGGAAGCTCATGCATTCTCCAATCTTAGGGCGAGAATTCTCAGGGATTGTGGTTGGTATTGGGGAAAATGTAAAAGATTTTAAAGTTGGAGATGCTGTATTCGCAGGTTCAGGAAGTATGGGTTCGAATGGCACATATGCTGAATATATTGCTGTTCGAGAATCGGTCGTAGTGCATAAGCCTGCTTTTTTATCCTTTGAGCAAGCAGCAGGATTTCCTTCGGTTGGTTTAACAGCACTACAATCTTTTAACCGAATGAAACTGCAAAATACAGATTCGGTTTTAATAACTGGTGCAGCAGGAGGAGTGGGAGCAATGTTGATTAAAATTCTCCTAGCAAACAAGTACTATAATTTTATTGTTACTGCTGGTAATGATGAAAGTATATTGTCATTAAATGAGATAGGCGTTAAGCCTAGTCAAATCATTAATTATAAAATTGAGGATGTTGAAACTTCTGCTTTAGCAAAAAACAACAATCAAAAATTTGATTTTGTAGTAGATTTAGTTGGGAATGAAATAGGGGAGATTGCATCTAGGCTTTTAAAATCTAATGGGACTTTTCTGGATGTGACCGCACTTTCTACCGAAGAATCAAGAGAGATTTTATTTAACAAAGGGGCTGTAATCATGAATATCTCCAATTATGTTTATGCCGTAGATAAGAATTATGCTTATTATAAAAATGGTTTGTTAGAGTTGGTTCGATTAATAGAAAAGGAATCTGTAACTCCACCAAATATTGAAATTATAGGAACGTTAAACACGGCAACTGTAACCAAAGCACATGAGATACTTCGCTCGAATAAAACTAAAGGAAAGAAATTAATCATGCAAATAAATGCAATATAA
- a CDS encoding winged helix-turn-helix transcriptional regulator has product MAKIKRDGILREANCTEELLAMRDSLDVLGGKWKLMILRFLTNRTHQVIHFKKMQREIEGISAKMLSKELKDLEVNLLITRVVQDTRPITVAYSVTEYGKSVLPVTETLVQWGLNHREKIIESI; this is encoded by the coding sequence ATGGCAAAAATTAAAAGAGATGGTATTTTGCGCGAAGCAAACTGTACGGAAGAACTACTTGCAATGCGAGACAGTTTGGATGTTTTGGGAGGTAAATGGAAATTAATGATTTTGCGATTTCTTACTAACAGAACGCATCAAGTAATTCATTTTAAAAAAATGCAACGCGAAATCGAAGGGATTTCTGCAAAAATGCTGAGTAAAGAACTCAAAGACTTAGAGGTTAATTTGCTTATTACAAGAGTTGTTCAGGATACTAGACCTATAACTGTTGCCTATTCAGTTACAGAATATGGAAAATCGGTATTACCTGTTACTGAAACTTTAGTACAATGGGGGCTTAATCATCGCGAAAAGATAATTGAATCTATTTAA